The Sporosarcina ureae genome includes a region encoding these proteins:
- a CDS encoding DUF4870 domain-containing protein, whose protein sequence is MSNSKLLSSLSYFSVFFAPLLLPIIIYFVADEFEVRRHAKKALVSHVVPMALLIAGFIIMSFSIFSFNVDTITNTNNNMMFWGFVPILFIILYGLLFVSVLIWNVYQGVKVLK, encoded by the coding sequence ATGTCAAATTCAAAATTATTGTCTTCGCTTAGTTATTTCAGTGTCTTTTTCGCCCCCCTTCTATTGCCGATCATCATTTATTTCGTTGCGGATGAATTCGAAGTTCGCCGTCATGCCAAAAAGGCACTCGTTTCACATGTCGTTCCTATGGCATTACTGATTGCTGGTTTCATCATCATGTCCTTTTCGATATTTTCTTTTAACGTTGATACCATCACTAATACAAATAACAATATGATGTTCTGGGGATTCGTTCCTATACTATTCATCATTTTATATGGTTTGTTGTTTGTAAGCGTCCTAATTTGGAATGTCTATCAAGGTGTAAAAGTCTTGAAATAA
- the map gene encoding type I methionyl aminopeptidase translates to MIVKNDEQLEGLRAIGKIVAEIRETLKGATVPGITTKELDDMAGRLFAEKGAVSAPIDQYDFPGYTCISVNHQVAHGIPGSYKIQDGDLVNIDVSGSAGGYFADTGISFVAGTPDEQKQKLCDVAKSALDRALLKVKAGSSLNQIGKAVEREAKDHGLHVIKNLTGHGIGTSLHEDPQHVLNYYDPWDKTLLKDGMVLAVEPFISHAAEHVIELDDGWTFVTPDKSLVAQIEHTIVVTKGQPIILTQLD, encoded by the coding sequence ATGATTGTAAAAAATGATGAACAATTAGAGGGGTTACGGGCAATTGGTAAAATTGTTGCAGAAATTCGTGAAACGTTGAAAGGTGCTACGGTACCTGGCATCACAACGAAAGAACTTGATGATATGGCCGGTCGCCTATTTGCTGAAAAAGGTGCTGTTTCTGCTCCTATCGACCAGTATGACTTCCCTGGCTATACATGTATCAGTGTCAACCATCAGGTAGCGCACGGCATTCCAGGAAGCTACAAGATCCAAGACGGTGATCTTGTGAATATAGATGTTTCTGGGTCAGCCGGCGGCTACTTTGCAGACACGGGTATTTCATTTGTAGCAGGTACACCTGACGAGCAAAAGCAGAAGTTATGCGACGTAGCAAAGTCTGCCTTGGATCGCGCGTTATTGAAAGTAAAAGCTGGTTCTAGTTTGAATCAAATCGGTAAAGCAGTAGAGCGTGAAGCGAAAGATCACGGCTTGCATGTGATCAAAAATTTAACTGGCCACGGAATTGGTACATCTCTTCACGAAGATCCTCAGCATGTTCTGAATTATTATGACCCTTGGGATAAAACGTTATTAAAGGACGGTATGGTTCTTGCGGTAGAACCGTTCATTTCGCATGCGGCTGAGCACGTAATCGAGTTAGATGACGGTTGGACATTTGTTACGCCTGACAAGTCACTCGTTGCGCAGATAGAGCATACGATTGTCGTGACGAAGGGGCAGCCTATTATTTTAACTCAGCTTGATTAA
- a CDS encoding DEAD/DEAH box helicase — protein sequence MNFLDELNESLRTKWKFKQPMPIQSQMIPEMLSGKDIVAESPTGTGKTLAYTLPVIQMVDGNLPKTQALIITPSQELSMQIVNVIRELVEGTSVTVTQLIGGANMQRQVEKLKKKPTIVVGTPGRLNELVRERKLKMYDIQYLVIDEADQLLSREYRVLVKSLIEAANPERQLAVVSATITDEIELVAKQLMNDPIRLQVNSDEIPNSGQVIHSYVKVDERKKTDILRGISALSGVRALTFMNNVDQLRMKELKLLYNDAPIAVLYSDMKKLDRQKTLEDFRKGTIRILIATDLAARGLDIEGLTHVIHVDVPHTAEQYVHRSGRTGRAGADGEVLTLLSYPEERDYRKVSKGFKTVQKVWYNGQLIEGNSKTVDDLKKAAPKKSKPKVKKKK from the coding sequence ATGAATTTTTTAGACGAGCTGAATGAATCTTTGCGCACAAAATGGAAATTTAAGCAGCCTATGCCCATTCAGTCTCAAATGATACCCGAGATGTTGTCAGGCAAAGATATAGTAGCTGAATCACCAACAGGAACAGGTAAGACACTAGCGTATACGTTACCTGTAATCCAAATGGTCGACGGGAACCTACCGAAGACACAGGCGTTAATCATCACGCCATCACAAGAGCTATCCATGCAGATTGTCAATGTGATCCGTGAGTTGGTTGAAGGAACTTCTGTAACAGTGACTCAGTTGATTGGCGGCGCAAACATGCAACGCCAGGTCGAAAAACTGAAAAAGAAACCGACAATTGTTGTCGGTACACCAGGAAGATTAAATGAACTAGTAAGAGAAAGAAAGTTGAAAATGTATGATATTCAATACTTGGTCATAGACGAAGCGGATCAACTTCTGTCTCGTGAATATCGCGTATTGGTAAAAAGTTTGATTGAAGCAGCAAACCCTGAACGTCAGTTAGCGGTTGTGTCAGCCACAATTACGGATGAAATCGAACTCGTGGCTAAACAATTGATGAATGATCCGATTCGGTTGCAAGTCAATTCAGATGAAATTCCGAATAGCGGTCAAGTGATTCATTCATACGTAAAAGTAGATGAACGTAAAAAGACGGATATATTGCGAGGCATTTCCGCATTATCAGGCGTGCGAGCACTAACATTCATGAATAATGTGGATCAATTGCGCATGAAAGAGCTGAAACTACTCTACAACGATGCGCCGATTGCAGTCCTTTATTCTGACATGAAAAAACTCGACCGCCAGAAAACGTTGGAAGACTTCAGAAAAGGCACTATTCGGATCCTCATCGCTACAGACTTAGCAGCACGAGGATTGGATATTGAAGGACTAACACACGTCATCCATGTCGACGTACCGCACACAGCGGAACAATATGTGCATAGATCAGGAAGAACAGGCCGCGCCGGAGCAGACGGAGAAGTCCTGACACTTCTATCCTATCCAGAAGAACGCGACTACCGTAAAGTTTCCAAAGGCTTCAAAACTGTCCAAAAAGTTTGGTACAATGGACAACTGATCGAAGGAAACTCCAAAACAGTTGACGATTTGAAAAAAGCGGCGCCAAAGAAATCCAAACCGAAAGTTAAGAAAAAGAAATAA
- a CDS encoding lipid II:glycine glycyltransferase FemX: MPILDKSNAKDVKRYETFMRNSPFRSITQDPNWAHVKDDWGNEQVYVERDGEIVAAMSLLIRKVPGGFSLLYAPRGPICDLHDQKLVEELIKEAEVLVKKHKAFALKMDPEQLYTDELDKLYRDAGYIVRNEGAGKEELIQPRYNMIVKLTDEDEDSLMLKFRSRTRSKIRSSARKGVEISYSRSDEYLKKFFEIHEEMSVRNQISIRSYDYFVKMREAFDDLRIYIAKHEDDYLAGAVTINYNGKLYYLYAGSSNTKRNLNPSYLMNYEMMKWGLEIGAEQYDLGGVFVLDSEQDGLYNFKNSFCQVDGVTEFIGEIDKVYKPFIYNMFVKVVPKIQKLKKKLQKK; this comes from the coding sequence CGTTTATGAGAAATTCTCCGTTTCGTTCGATTACACAAGATCCCAATTGGGCACATGTAAAAGATGATTGGGGCAATGAGCAAGTATATGTAGAACGTGATGGAGAAATTGTAGCCGCTATGTCCTTATTGATACGAAAGGTACCAGGCGGTTTTTCATTACTATATGCACCACGTGGACCTATTTGCGATTTACATGATCAGAAGCTGGTTGAAGAATTGATTAAAGAGGCAGAAGTACTAGTGAAAAAACATAAAGCCTTTGCATTAAAAATGGATCCTGAACAGCTGTATACAGATGAATTGGACAAGTTATATCGTGATGCAGGTTACATAGTACGCAACGAAGGCGCGGGTAAAGAAGAGTTAATCCAGCCTCGCTACAATATGATTGTTAAATTGACGGACGAGGATGAAGATTCTTTAATGCTCAAATTCCGTAGCAGAACGCGAAGTAAAATCCGAAGCTCGGCACGTAAAGGTGTAGAGATATCTTATTCACGCAGTGATGAATATTTAAAGAAATTCTTTGAAATCCATGAAGAAATGTCTGTTCGGAACCAAATCTCTATTCGTTCATATGATTATTTCGTCAAAATGCGAGAAGCATTCGATGATTTACGCATTTATATAGCTAAGCACGAAGACGATTACTTAGCCGGCGCTGTAACTATTAACTATAACGGAAAATTGTATTACTTATACGCAGGTAGTTCCAATACGAAGCGTAACTTGAATCCCAGTTACCTAATGAACTATGAAATGATGAAGTGGGGACTGGAAATCGGTGCGGAACAGTATGATCTTGGTGGAGTATTCGTACTCGACAGTGAGCAAGATGGATTATATAATTTTAAAAACAGTTTTTGTCAAGTAGACGGTGTGACAGAATTTATCGGTGAAATCGATAAAGTGTATAAGCCATTCATTTATAACATGTTTGTGAAAGTAGTGCCTAAAATTCAGAAGTTGAAAAAGAAGCTTCAAAAAAAATAA